Proteins from a single region of Budorcas taxicolor isolate Tak-1 chromosome 11, Takin1.1, whole genome shotgun sequence:
- the MRPL14 gene encoding 39S ribosomal protein L14, mitochondrial has product MAFPSGLWGPCVHMSRAFSQRCFSTTSSLGAIQKLTRVRVVDNSALGNTPYHRPPRCIHVYNKNGVGKVGDRILLAIKGQKKKALIVGHRMPGPTMTPRFDSNNVVLIEDNGNPVGTRIKTPIPTSLRQREGEFSKVLAIAQNFV; this is encoded by the exons ATGGCTTTCCCTAGCGGGCTCTGGGGCCCCTGCGTCCACATGAGCAGAGCATTCAGCCAGCGCTGTTTCAG caccaccagcagCCTTGGCGCAATTCAGAAGCTGACGCGGGTGCGTGTGGTAGACAACAGCGCCCTGGGGAACACCCCTTACCATCGCCCTCCTCGCTGCATCCACGTCTATAACAAGAACGGGGTGGGCAAGGTGGGCGACCGGATCCTGCTGGCCATCAAGGGGCAGAAGAAAAAGGCGCTTATCGTGGGGCATCGCATGCCTGGCCCCACGATGACCCCCAGGTTTGACTCCAACAACGTGGTCCTCATTGAGGACAACGGGAACCCTGTGGGGACCCGAATCAAGACACCCATCCCCACCAGCCTCCGGCAGAGGGAAGGCGAGTTTTCCAAGGTGCTGGCCATCGCGCAGAACTTCGTGTGA